The Deltaproteobacteria bacterium DNA segment CCTTCAAGTGTAATGGACATGAGTTTTGCGGATCAGGCTTTATCGGTTGCATATCTTAATAAAAATGCGGATAAGCTTAAAAAAATCGTTTATCCGGTACCGGAGGATATCGATAAAAAGGTTGCAAGACTAAAACTGAAAACAATAGGAATTGAGATTGATGAGTTGACGGACAAGCAGAAAACCTATTTATCTTCATGGCAGAGCGGGACATAATTTAACACTTGATAAGCGGTATAATAAAACCCGAACTTAAGTTTTTACAGCCAGAAACAGGTTATAGGATCAATATCGATACGGTCATCCTGTATGGATTTGTTTTACCAGTTGCTGAAGGGAATGTTTTGGAGATTGGGTCTGCGTGCGGAGCTCTCACCATAATGATTTCAAAAAAGCCGGATACAGTCTTTGCCGCGGGCGTGGAGATAAATAAAGAGCTATATGAATTATCGCTTAAAAACCAGGAATTGAATGAATCAAAAAATAAAACTGTGTTTATCAATGCCGACATCAATGATTATAAAAGAATTTTCAAGCCGCAATCGTTTGATATGGTTGTAGTTAATCCGCCTTTTTATGCCTCAGGCACGGGCAGGGTAAGCAAGAACGAAACAATGGCTATTGCACATCACGATCAAACACTCGGATTAGAGGATATTGTTAAGGCAAGTCTTTACCTGCTTAAGCCAAAAGGCTATCTGGCAATGTTATTTTTGACACAAAGGATAGGAAACGTGTTTTTACAATTGAGAGGATTTAAGCCCGGGATACTGAGATTTGTTCATAGAAAACAGACCAAACCTTCCGATGTGTTCTTGCTGCTTGCAAAAAAAACAGGTAGTAAACCTCTTAAGGTTTTACCACCCTTGATCGTTCACGATAATAATAATTATTATACTGAAGAGATGAAACAGCTACTCGGCTTAATCCAATAACAGATCGTACCAGAACTTTGCTTTTCTTGGCGCAACAGCCACATGGATATGCTTGATCTGCGTGTACTCATCAAATCCATAAGTTCCAAGCTCTCTTCCTATACCGCTTTGCTTGTAGCCTCCAAAAGGTCCGATTGCACTTATAAGATGATAATCATTGATCCATACTGTTCCGGTCCTTATCGATTTCGCAATCTCTATTGCCCTTGGAATATCTGTTGACCATACACCGCCAGCGAGTCCATACATGCTGTCATTGGCAATCCTTACAGCCTCTTCCGCTGTTTTGAATCTTATAACGGATAATACAGGACCAAAGATCTCTTCCTGTGCTATCTTCATTTTATTATCCACATCCACAAAGATCGTCGGCTCAACATAAAATCCTTTTTTAAGTCCTTCCGGCCTTTTACCGCCAAGCACGAGCTTTGCCTTTTCTTCAAGCCCTGTACTGATATAGCCTTCTACAGTTTCTCTCTGTGTTGCTGAAATAAGAGGACCCATTGTTGTCTCATAATCCATCTGATAACCAACTTTTATACCTTTTGCCCTTGCTATAAGTTTATCCATGAACTTGTCGTAGATCTTATCATCCACAAGTAACCTTGTTCCGGATTCACATACCTGTCCCGCATGCAGGAATGTGCCGAACAGCGCACCGTCAACTGCCTCATCTATAACAGCATCAGCAAGTATAATATTGGCAGATTTCCCACCAAGCTCAAGTGATACCTTCTTCACTGTTTTTGATGCAAGTTCCATAACGCGTTTTCCCACAACCGTTGAGCCTGTAAGTGCTACTTTATCCACCATAGGATTACCTGCAAGCTCCTCGCCAACAACTCCGCCAGATCCTGTTATCACATTTACAACGCCGGCGGGTACTCCCGCTTCTTCTATGATCTTTGTAAGCTCGAGTGCCGTAAGCGGAGTATAGCTCGCTGGTTTTAATATAACAGCGTTACCCGCCGCTATGGCGGGTGCTATCTTCCATACAGCCATAAGCAATGGGAAGTTCCACGGGATAATCTGTCCTGCTACGCCGATCGGCTCTCTTACAACAAAGTTCCAGCTTACGGATGGAAAGTTCATCCATGGTAAAGGTTCGTAAAGGTCTTTTTTGTATGCAAGTTCTGCAAAATGTCTGAAGTGCTCTACTGCGAGAGGCGCATCTATCATTGAGGATTTTCTTACTGTTGCGCCAGAACTTAAAGACTCAAGCTCGGAGAGTTCATTCTGTTTTTCTATAAGTCCGTCAACCACTTTAAGCATTATCTCTGATCGTTTTTTCTGCTCAATCTTTGCCCATACACCGCTATCAAAGGCATCTCTTGCTGCCTTTATAGCATCTTTTACATCCTCAACACCAGCTGCTGGTACCTCTGCAACAACCTCTTCATTCCCAGGGTTTATAACCTTCATTGTCTTGCCAGACTTTGCATCTACCCAC contains these protein-coding regions:
- a CDS encoding methyltransferase; amino-acid sequence: MISGIIKPELKFLQPETGYRINIDTVILYGFVLPVAEGNVLEIGSACGALTIMISKKPDTVFAAGVEINKELYELSLKNQELNESKNKTVFINADINDYKRIFKPQSFDMVVVNPPFYASGTGRVSKNETMAIAHHDQTLGLEDIVKASLYLLKPKGYLAMLFLTQRIGNVFLQLRGFKPGILRFVHRKQTKPSDVFLLLAKKTGSKPLKVLPPLIVHDNNNYYTEEMKQLLGLIQ
- a CDS encoding aldehyde dehydrogenase family protein; this encodes MKKYQMFINGKWVDAKSGKTMKVINPGNEEVVAEVPAAGVEDVKDAIKAARDAFDSGVWAKIEQKKRSEIMLKVVDGLIEKQNELSELESLSSGATVRKSSMIDAPLAVEHFRHFAELAYKKDLYEPLPWMNFPSVSWNFVVREPIGVAGQIIPWNFPLLMAVWKIAPAIAAGNAVILKPASYTPLTALELTKIIEEAGVPAGVVNVITGSGGVVGEELAGNPMVDKVALTGSTVVGKRVMELASKTVKKVSLELGGKSANIILADAVIDEAVDGALFGTFLHAGQVCESGTRLLVDDKIYDKFMDKLIARAKGIKVGYQMDYETTMGPLISATQRETVEGYISTGLEEKAKLVLGGKRPEGLKKGFYVEPTIFVDVDNKMKIAQEEIFGPVLSVIRFKTAEEAVRIANDSMYGLAGGVWSTDIPRAIEIAKSIRTGTVWINDYHLISAIGPFGGYKQSGIGRELGTYGFDEYTQIKHIHVAVAPRKAKFWYDLLLD